A region of Colletotrichum higginsianum IMI 349063 chromosome 10, whole genome shotgun sequence DNA encodes the following proteins:
- a CDS encoding Myb family transcription factor, translating to MSRIRRNWTAKEDKLLCAAVQKAEEESRPLLWRELAKSVPGRSNKDCRRRWWNSLANNHINKGPWSEEEDERLFTAVQTYGMNWSQVAAEVRSRNSDQCSSHWSQVLNPNINYCDWAEEEDANLLHEVLTHGTNWATIAGFHTPIRTTLALKNRYSTLRLRNENKKNRQGESDTIGRKRQSSGPNSVSSQSQTSQWELLNLTDPALFKPAAQSVGSKSTGSNNDDDEDDDDSEEDDCDDNEEDNAALNQSSGASDKGERPQRRQSASREPLSSNRPTLLKMPGSEMLETQVDNCMQFESLIESCYPSASTRPFRNEDPAPTSNQSQDSGPTHKDRTAIHLGEPKTDDLHFSPTGLMGSPITMDTKMTDSGFVNADCVMKDKPYSATTPLWLRQPDEHPVPFPCHFNVSITMACDQSQVQAIMTNLSHLGTNITLNFQRIA from the exons ATGTCGCGAATTAGACGAAACTGGACCGCCAAGGAAGACAAGCTCCTCTGCGCTGCTGTTCAAAAAG CCGAGGAAGAATCACGACCGCTTCTCTGGCGCGAACTCGCGAAATCGGTGCCGGGACGATCCAACAAAGATTGCCGCCGAAGATGGTGGAACAGCCTTGCCAACAATCACATCAACAAAGGCCCCTGgtccgaagaagaggatgagcGGCTCTTCACCGCCGTCCAGACCTATGGGATGAACTGGAGCCAGGTTGCGGCAGAAGTCAGGTCCAGAAACTCGGACCAGTGCTCGAGCCACTGGAGTCAGGTCTTGAACCCCAACATTAACTATTGTGACtgggccgaggaagag GACGCAAACCTACTCCACGAAGTTCTTACCCACGGCACCAACTGGGCCACCATTGCGGGATTCCACACACCGATCCGGACAACCCTTGCGCTGAAGAACCGCTATTCCACCTTGCGACTGAGAAacgagaacaagaagaacaGACAAGGCGAGTCCGACACGATAGGCAGAAAACGCCAGTCGAGCGGCCCCAACAGCGTTTCGTCACAAAGCCAAACATCGCAGTGGGAACTCCTCAACCTGACAGACCCGGCATTATTCAAGCCGGCTGCCCAGTCTGTTGGCAGCAAGAGCACGGGAAGCAacaatgacgatgacgaggacgacgacgactcggaAGAGGACGACTGCGACGACAATGAAGAGGATAACGCCGCGCTCAACCAAAGTAGCGGCGCTTCTGATAAGGGGGAAAGGCCACAAAGACGACAGTCGGCTTCCAGGGAGCCTCTGTCCAGCAACAGGCCAACACTGTTGAAGATGCCTGGCTCTGAGATGCTTGAGACCCAGGTAGACAACTGCATGCAGTTTGAATCGCTCATCGAGTCTTGTTATCCCTCGGCATCGACTCGTCCCTTTAGAAACGAAGACCCGGCCCCCACCTCCAACCAGAG TCAGGATTCTGGGCCCACACACAAGGATAGGACAGCCATCCACTTGGGAGAACCAAAGACGGACGACTTGCACTTCTCGCCGACCGGCTTAATGGGATCTCCCATCACCATGGACACCAAGATGACGGATTCGGGCTTCGTCAATGCAGACTGTGTCATGAAAGACAAGCCATACTCTGCAACGACGCCTCTCTGGCTACGACAGCCCGACGAGCATCCTGTTCCGTTTCCGTGTCACTTTAATGTCTCCATCACCATGGCATGCGACCAGAGTCAGGTGCAGGCCATCATGACAAACCTGTCTCATCTCGGGACGAATATCACCCTGAACTTCCAAAGAATAGCATAG
- a CDS encoding Major facilitator superfamily transporter — MASVDEKVGWMSLPKKDQLAILFLLRFAEPAVRYSSSLASENENLRAWQTYLYYQLESLDPTLSSGQIVRQSAAIQAAYIIGQCLSSLLLSKLADSPRGGRKLVLLLGTGASRKCPPSGLEADFDSDLCGSFGFIRHFYQGVLLWGLEGVFNGNVATCRTVVTEVVQEKKPSILIPDSSHRYLSRAFVGFAMATNLAILLSPMMGGQLANLAGRYPARFGNSAFLKTYPYAPPALANTVILLVAFLVMFFFLEETSPHVRNHHDPTAAIAKKIKSWFSPRRQSTSYTRLDVDELSTGVEDVPLMETDSDDSNALRSPSRSSAGEDDIGGRETLSTEPKRKMPPVLPLRRMWTRNLVLMLIVSSIHDSHLAAYTSLWVNFLSDPVVRHAKGDALPFRFSGGVGMAPSDIGWTLSVIGVLGLPLQFWVYPRVSQKLGALGTWRIFMRGFPVIYTIAPYIAVVGRLTPSVSEGQGTHSIAVWALAICVQLAMIGCAVFVTPSQLMLIRLASPHPSALARTHSIAFVSSGAARAFGSALSGVIYSYGTSHAFTGLAFWILAAVSVSVCCLTLACREGDGHEIWLPGDEE, encoded by the exons ATGGCTTCAGTTGACGAAAAAGTGGGATGGATGTCTTTGCCCAAGAAAGACCAATTGGCCATCCTGTTCCTGCTTCGCTTCGCCGAGCCCGCTGTCAGATATTCCAGTTCT CTGGCCAGTGAGAACGAGAACTTACGCGCTTGGCAGACTTACTTGTACTACCAACTCGAGTCCTTGGACCCAACACTATCATCCGGGCAGATCGTGAGGCAGTCGGCAGCGATCCAGGCTGCTTACATCATAGGCCAATGCCTGTCATCTCTCCTTCTGAGCAAACTCGCCGACTCCCCGAGGGGGGGTCGCAAGCTGGTTCTTCTACTCGGTACGGGGGCTTCACGTAAGTGTCCACCATCTGGCCTGGAAGCCGACTTTGATTCCGACCT CTGTGGCTCCTTTGGTTTCATTCGCCACTTCTACCAAGGCGTCCTCCTGTGGGGTCTCGAAGGCGTGTTCAACGGCAATGTCGCAACGTGTCGGACGGTCGTCACCGAGGTGGTTCAGGAGAAAAA ACCGTCAATACTCATCCCCGACTCCTCACACAGGTATTTGTCCAGAGCATTTGTAGGCTTCGCCATGGCAACCAATCTGGCCATTCTCCTGAGCCCGATGATGGGAGGCCAGTTGGCCAATCTCGCCGGTAGGTATCCCGCGAGATTCGGCAACAGTGCGTTCCTGAAGACCTATCCGTATGCTCCCCCGGCACTCGCCAATaccgtcatcctcctcgtcgcaTTCCTGGTCATGTTCTTTTTTCTCGAAGAG ACATCTCCGCATGTACGGAACCATCATGACCCCACCGCAGCCATCGCCAAGAAGATCAAGTCTTGGTTTTCTCCCAGACGACAGTCCACTTCATACACACGTTTggatgtcgacgagctcTCCACGGGCGTGGAAGACGTGCCTCTCATGGAAACTGACAGCGACGACTCGAATGCCTTGCGGTCgccaagcagaagcagcgCGGGCGAGGACGATATAGGTGGCCGGGAGACTTTGTCCACAGAGCCGAAGCGCAAGATGCCACCAGTGCTTCCTCTCCGACGCATGTGGACCAGAAACCTGGTTCTGATGCTCATCGTCTCGTCGATCCACGACAGTCACCTGGCTGCCTACACATCCCTATGGGTCAACTTCCTGAGCGACCCCGTTGTCCGGCATGCCAAGGGCGACGCCCTGCCCTTCCGGTTCTCGGGCGGGGTGGGCATGGCCCCGTCCGACATTGGCTGGACTCTCTCCGTCATTGGCGTGTTGGGTTTGCCCTTGCAGTTCTGGGTATATCCGCGAGTAAGCCAGAAGCTGGGCGCCTTGGGAACATGGCGAATCTTCATGCGAGGCTTCCCCGTCATCTACACCATTGCGCCGTACattgccgtcgtcggcagaCTGACGCCGTCGGTGTCGGAAGGCCAAGGCACTCACAGCATTGCTGTCTGGGCGCTTGCAATCTGCGTGCAGCTGGCCATGATTGGTtgcgccgtcttcgtcactCCATCGCAGCTGATGCTCATTAGACT TGCATCGCCTCATCCGTCCGCCCTTGCGCGCACGCACAGCATTGCTTTTGTCTCGAGCGGCGCAGCTCGCGCTTTCGGCTCGGCGCTCTCGGGAGTCATCTATAGCTACGGAACGTCACACGCGTTCACGGGTTTGGCGTTTTGGATTCTGGCGGCCGTTTCGGTATCTGTTTGTTGCCTGACCCTGGCCTGTAGAGAGGGCGACGGGCACGAGATCTGGCTGCCCGGGGATGAGGAATGA